In a genomic window of Octopus bimaculoides isolate UCB-OBI-ISO-001 chromosome 25, ASM119413v2, whole genome shotgun sequence:
- the LOC106875584 gene encoding uncharacterized protein LOC106875584 gives MITIIAITILAAAATPLSSATPPPTTSKYSAVAAPPGAPPSPSPSPSPPPPFLSSSQSAIASSPASHSSASSPSLSISPPPSSPHPPSISSARAPLSPSPAKSSQRHHLHQRYRSL, from the coding sequence atgatcaccataaTTGCAATCACAAtacttgcagcagcagcaactccGCTATCATCTGCAACTCCGCCACCGACAACATCGAAATACTCAGCAGTAGCAGCTCCTCCAGGAGCACCACCTTCTCCCTCACCATCGCCCTCACCACCACCGcctttcttatcatcatcacaatcagcaATCGCATCGTCTCCAGCGTCACATTCCTCAGCAAGTTCTCCATCATTGTCAATATCACCACCGCCATCCTCACCGCAtccaccatcaatatcatcagcaCGTGCTCCACTATCGCCTTCACCAGCAAAATCCTCACAGCGCCACCATCTACACCAGCGATATCGCAGTCTCTAA